In a single window of the Flavobacterium sp. W4I14 genome:
- a CDS encoding CheY-like chemotaxis protein (product_source=COG0784; cath_funfam=3.40.30.10,3.40.50.2300; cog=COG0784; pfam=PF00072,PF08665; smart=SM00448; superfamily=52172,53649) — protein sequence MQETKILWADDEIDLLKPHILLLNDKGYHVTTFTNGNDALEAFGKAHFDLVFLDENMPGMSGIETLSAIKNLNPDVPVVLITKSEEENLMEDAIGSKIDDYLIKPVNPKQVLLTIKKLIDNKRLVSEKTSMAYQQDFRRLGMTLGDRLNYEEWVDVYKKIVFWELELEKLDDPQMHEILTMQKQEANTQFTKFIEEHYLGWIKEKDKAPLLSNELLKKKAFPHINDTTPVFFILIDNLRYDQWKIINPLISEYFRIDEEDMYTSILPTATQYARNAIFSGMMPLDMEKRFPQLWQNDDDEGGKNMHEEAFLADNIKRSLRKDCKFSYNKILTFEQGKDLVDQTNNLLQNDFNAIVFNFVDMLSHARTDMQMIRELANDDAAYRSLTLSWFEHSPLWDLLKKISQKKVKVIITTDHGTIRVKKPVKVIGDRSTNTNLRYKQGRNLNFNAKEVFLIKNPHDALLPKINISSSYIFAREDSYFVYPNNYNQFVNYYNETFQHGGISLEEMIIPVVTYSPR from the coding sequence ATGCAAGAAACTAAAATATTATGGGCCGATGATGAAATCGACTTATTAAAACCTCATATATTATTGCTCAATGATAAAGGTTACCATGTAACTACATTTACCAATGGGAACGATGCGTTGGAGGCATTTGGAAAAGCTCATTTTGACCTGGTTTTTTTAGATGAAAATATGCCGGGGATGAGTGGGATTGAAACCTTATCGGCCATTAAAAACCTGAATCCAGATGTTCCTGTTGTGCTGATTACCAAAAGTGAAGAAGAAAATTTAATGGAGGATGCGATTGGTAGTAAGATTGACGATTATCTGATTAAGCCTGTAAACCCTAAGCAGGTTTTGTTAACCATTAAAAAACTGATTGATAACAAACGCCTGGTAAGCGAGAAAACTTCTATGGCTTACCAACAGGATTTCCGCAGGTTGGGTATGACGCTTGGCGACAGGCTGAATTACGAAGAGTGGGTGGATGTGTATAAAAAAATCGTTTTTTGGGAACTGGAACTTGAAAAACTCGACGACCCGCAAATGCATGAAATTTTAACCATGCAGAAACAGGAGGCCAATACACAGTTTACTAAATTTATCGAAGAACATTATTTAGGTTGGATTAAAGAAAAAGATAAAGCCCCATTGCTTTCTAATGAGCTATTAAAGAAAAAAGCCTTCCCTCATATTAACGATACCACGCCTGTCTTTTTTATTCTGATTGATAATTTACGGTACGATCAGTGGAAAATCATTAATCCGCTAATCTCTGAATATTTCAGGATCGATGAAGAAGATATGTACACCAGCATTTTGCCAACAGCAACACAATATGCCCGTAACGCCATCTTTTCGGGCATGATGCCTTTGGATATGGAGAAACGTTTCCCACAGCTGTGGCAGAACGATGATGATGAGGGCGGAAAAAACATGCACGAAGAAGCTTTTCTGGCCGATAACATTAAACGTAGTTTAAGAAAAGATTGTAAATTCAGTTATAATAAAATCCTCACTTTTGAGCAGGGGAAAGATCTTGTTGATCAGACCAATAACTTGTTGCAGAACGATTTCAACGCTATTGTATTCAACTTTGTTGATATGTTAAGTCATGCCCGTACGGATATGCAGATGATCAGGGAGCTGGCCAATGACGATGCCGCTTACCGTTCGTTAACCTTATCTTGGTTTGAGCATTCGCCACTTTGGGACTTATTGAAAAAAATCTCTCAGAAAAAGGTAAAAGTGATCATTACAACCGACCATGGGACTATCCGTGTTAAAAAACCGGTTAAAGTAATCGGCGATAGGAGTACAAACACCAATTTAAGGTACAAACAAGGTAGAAACCTTAATTTTAATGCAAAAGAAGTGTTTTTGATTAAAAACCCTCATGATGCGTTGTTACCTAAAATCAACATCAGCAGCAGTTATATTTTTGCAAGGGAAGACAGTTACTTCGTTTATCCGAACAATTACAATCAGTTTGTTAATTATTATAACGAAACCTTCCAGCATGGAGGTATTTCTCTCGAGGAAATGATTATTCCGGTTGTGACGTATTCGCCGAGGTAG
- a CDS encoding HD superfamily phosphohydrolase (product_source=COG1078; cath_funfam=1.10.3210.10; cog=COG1078; ko=KO:K06885; pfam=PF01966,PF19276; smart=SM00471; superfamily=109604), whose product MNKKKIINDPVYGFISIPSELVYDVISHPYFQRLRYIKQLGMTHLVYPGALHTRFHHALGAMHLMSLAINLLRSKGHTITDGEEEAAILAILLHDIGHGPFSHALEHSLVTGIRHEDISAKLMRDLNVHFEGRLTHAIEIFNGTYPKKFLHQLISGQLDLDRMDYLNRDSFFTGVSEGVISFDRIIKMFNVYDDDLVIEEKGIYSIEKFLIARRLMYWQVYLHKTVIAGEMILVKLLERAKELSAAGADLFASPSLNYFLKNEINEANFFAQHENLEHFTNLDDQDIYAAVKVWTKHPDKILSTLCKMLTSRNLYKVEMGNEMANLDRVNFLQDAAVNLLEIKPEEARYFVFTDSIQNRAYNAGVGNIKILMKNNDIVDIAKASDLSNLESLQKTVEKYILCYPRGI is encoded by the coding sequence TTGAACAAGAAGAAAATAATAAATGACCCGGTATACGGTTTCATCAGCATTCCGTCCGAATTAGTTTACGATGTGATCTCACATCCTTATTTCCAACGTTTGCGTTACATCAAACAGCTTGGAATGACTCATTTGGTTTATCCAGGTGCATTACATACGCGTTTCCACCATGCTTTAGGGGCCATGCATTTAATGAGTCTGGCCATAAATCTTTTAAGAAGTAAAGGACATACCATAACTGATGGCGAAGAGGAAGCCGCCATTTTGGCCATTTTACTGCACGATATCGGCCACGGCCCGTTTTCGCACGCATTAGAACATTCTTTGGTAACTGGAATTAGGCACGAAGATATTTCGGCAAAACTAATGCGTGATTTAAATGTGCATTTTGAAGGGCGGTTAACCCATGCCATCGAAATTTTTAATGGCACCTATCCTAAAAAGTTTCTTCATCAACTGATTTCAGGTCAGTTAGATCTCGATAGAATGGATTATTTAAATCGCGATAGCTTTTTTACAGGCGTTAGCGAAGGCGTAATCAGTTTCGATCGGATTATTAAGATGTTTAACGTTTATGATGATGATCTGGTGATTGAGGAGAAAGGCATTTATTCTATCGAGAAATTTTTAATTGCCCGCCGACTGATGTACTGGCAGGTTTACCTGCACAAAACTGTTATTGCTGGCGAAATGATTTTGGTAAAGCTATTAGAGCGCGCAAAAGAGTTATCAGCCGCTGGAGCGGATTTATTTGCTTCACCATCATTAAATTATTTCTTAAAAAACGAGATCAACGAAGCTAATTTCTTTGCGCAGCACGAAAATCTCGAGCATTTTACCAACCTGGATGACCAGGACATTTATGCCGCTGTTAAGGTTTGGACCAAACATCCAGATAAAATTTTGTCTACGTTATGTAAAATGCTTACTTCCAGAAATCTTTATAAGGTAGAAATGGGCAATGAGATGGCCAATCTCGACCGCGTAAACTTTTTACAGGATGCTGCAGTTAATTTATTAGAAATCAAACCCGAGGAAGCAAGGTATTTTGTTTTTACCGATTCGATTCAAAACCGTGCATATAACGCAGGAGTTGGAAATATTAAGATTCTGATGAAAAATAACGATATTGTTGATATTGCGAAGGCATCTGATTTGTCTAATCTCGAGTCGCTGCAAAAAACTGTAGAAAAATATATCCTCTGCTACCCCAGAGGGATTTAA
- a CDS encoding UDP-3-O-[3-hydroxymyristoyl] glucosamine N-acyltransferase (product_source=KO:K02536; cath_funfam=2.160.10.10; cog=COG1044; ko=KO:K02536; pfam=PF04613,PF14602; smart=SM00710; superfamily=51161; tigrfam=TIGR01853) translates to MQFTATQISQFLNGSVDGNPDVAVTELSKIEDGKEGSLSFLSNPKYENFLYSTQASVVIVSKDFTPTQPYTSTLIRVENPYSAFTILLDKYNEAINAQTAQSGIDKLAFVHPTAKIGKNVFIDAFAYVAENVEIADGCKINAQTFIGANSKVGENSTFFPGVKIYHNSIIGSRVVIHSNTVIGSDGFGFAPQKDGTYNKIPQIGNVIIEDDVEIGANTTVDRATMGSTIVKKGAKIDNLIQIAHNVEIGENTVLAAQSGISGSTKIGPNSVVGGQVGIAGHLTLAKGTQIGAQAGINFNITEENKQWHGSPAQPLRNWMRASVIFKHLPDVEKRINALEQELKKLTAELEKNTIHNER, encoded by the coding sequence ATGCAATTTACTGCCACGCAGATAAGTCAGTTTTTAAACGGTTCCGTTGATGGTAACCCTGATGTAGCCGTTACCGAACTTTCAAAAATAGAAGACGGAAAGGAAGGTTCTTTGTCTTTTCTTTCGAACCCTAAGTACGAAAACTTTTTGTATTCCACTCAGGCGTCAGTCGTTATCGTATCAAAGGATTTCACCCCTACCCAACCATATACCAGTACATTAATACGTGTAGAAAATCCATATAGCGCTTTTACAATCTTGTTGGATAAATATAATGAAGCCATTAATGCCCAGACTGCACAATCGGGAATTGATAAGCTTGCATTTGTTCACCCTACAGCGAAAATTGGCAAAAACGTGTTTATAGATGCTTTTGCCTATGTAGCCGAAAATGTAGAAATAGCAGATGGCTGTAAAATAAATGCGCAAACCTTTATCGGTGCAAATTCTAAAGTCGGCGAAAACAGTACGTTTTTTCCAGGTGTAAAAATTTATCACAATTCAATAATCGGCAGCAGGGTTGTTATTCATTCCAATACGGTTATCGGAAGCGATGGTTTTGGTTTTGCTCCTCAAAAAGACGGTACTTACAATAAAATCCCTCAGATTGGAAACGTTATAATCGAAGATGACGTAGAAATTGGCGCAAATACAACTGTAGATCGTGCAACAATGGGATCAACAATTGTAAAGAAAGGTGCAAAAATCGATAACCTGATCCAGATTGCGCACAATGTAGAGATTGGCGAGAACACGGTTTTAGCTGCACAATCAGGCATATCAGGAAGTACAAAAATTGGCCCTAACAGTGTTGTTGGCGGGCAAGTTGGTATAGCCGGGCACTTAACATTAGCTAAAGGCACCCAGATTGGCGCTCAGGCTGGTATCAATTTTAATATTACAGAAGAAAATAAACAATGGCACGGTAGTCCGGCGCAACCTTTGCGCAACTGGATGCGTGCCTCCGTAATTTTTAAACATCTTCCAGATGTAGAAAAAAGAATAAACGCGCTCGAACAGGAATTGAAAAAGCTTACAGCTGAACTGGAAAAGAATACAATACACAATGAACGTTAG
- a CDS encoding UDP-3-O-[3-hydroxymyristoyl] N-acetylglucosamine deacetylase/3-hydroxyacyl-[acyl-carrier-protein] dehydratase (product_source=KO:K16363; cath_funfam=3.10.129.10,3.30.1700.10,3.30.230.20; cog=COG0764,COG0774; ko=KO:K16363; pfam=PF03331,PF07977; superfamily=54211,54637; tigrfam=TIGR00325,TIGR01750), producing the protein MNVRQKTIKQEISASGVGLHTGANVTLTFCPAPENHGFKFQRIDLDGHPIIEADADNVTDTSRGTTLTQNGASVSTVEHVMASLVGMDLDNVLIKLDGPETPIMDGSSIQFVDLLEEVGTVEQNADREYFTIPHNITYTEEDRKVEIVAMPLDDYRFTCMIDYNSPVLGSQHAGINTIAEFKKEIASCRTFCFLHELEYQLSHNLIKGGDLNNAIVIVDKEVTKDELSHLAKLFNRKDIDVAPQGILNNMELRYQNEPARHKLLDMIGDLALVGMHLKGHIMAARPGHAANVAFAKKIKAAIKKEKNKKIQKVYDPSAKPLYDVVQIMDILPHRQPFLFVDKILELSKNHVVGVKNVTMNEEFFRGHFPGAPVFPGVIQIEAMAQVGGILVLSTVPDPRNYLTYFLKIDNVRFRAQVLPGDTIVFRCDLLEPIRRGIAQMKGVGMVGEKIVVEAEMMAQISKIKQAEPAQ; encoded by the coding sequence ATGAACGTTAGACAAAAAACGATTAAACAAGAAATATCAGCATCTGGTGTTGGTTTACACACAGGCGCTAATGTTACTTTAACATTTTGCCCGGCCCCCGAAAATCATGGCTTTAAATTTCAGCGTATTGATTTAGATGGCCACCCGATTATTGAAGCCGATGCAGATAACGTTACAGACACATCACGGGGTACTACGCTTACCCAAAATGGCGCTAGCGTTAGCACTGTAGAACATGTAATGGCATCCTTGGTTGGTATGGACCTCGATAACGTACTGATTAAATTAGATGGACCAGAAACCCCGATTATGGATGGTAGCTCTATCCAGTTTGTTGATTTACTGGAGGAAGTAGGTACGGTTGAGCAAAATGCAGATCGCGAGTATTTCACCATTCCACATAACATTACCTATACCGAAGAAGATAGAAAAGTAGAAATTGTTGCCATGCCGTTAGACGACTATCGTTTTACATGTATGATCGATTATAATTCTCCTGTTTTAGGCAGTCAGCATGCCGGTATTAATACCATTGCAGAGTTTAAGAAAGAAATTGCTTCATGCCGTACCTTCTGTTTCTTACACGAATTGGAATACCAGTTATCGCATAATTTAATTAAAGGTGGCGATTTAAATAACGCCATTGTAATTGTAGATAAAGAGGTTACGAAGGATGAATTGAGCCACCTGGCTAAATTATTTAACCGCAAGGATATCGATGTTGCCCCACAGGGAATTTTGAACAACATGGAATTGCGTTACCAAAATGAGCCTGCCCGTCATAAATTATTAGATATGATCGGCGATTTAGCTTTGGTTGGCATGCATTTAAAAGGCCACATTATGGCTGCACGCCCTGGCCACGCAGCAAATGTTGCTTTTGCCAAAAAAATTAAAGCAGCGATTAAAAAAGAGAAAAACAAAAAAATACAAAAGGTGTACGATCCGAGTGCAAAGCCATTATATGATGTTGTTCAGATTATGGACATTTTGCCTCACCGTCAACCATTTTTATTTGTAGATAAAATATTAGAGCTTTCTAAAAACCACGTGGTTGGCGTTAAAAACGTAACCATGAACGAGGAGTTTTTTAGAGGTCACTTTCCTGGCGCACCGGTTTTTCCGGGTGTAATCCAAATTGAGGCAATGGCTCAGGTTGGTGGTATTTTAGTATTAAGTACCGTTCCAGACCCAAGAAATTATTTAACTTATTTCTTAAAGATAGATAACGTACGTTTTAGAGCTCAGGTACTTCCTGGCGATACTATTGTTTTCCGTTGCGATTTACTTGAACCGATCAGACGGGGTATTGCCCAGATGAAAGGCGTAGGTATGGTTGGTGAAAAAAT